The genome window ACGTTTCCTTCAGTCAGACACACTGGCTGTGTTTGAAATGGAATGATGAATGTAGGTTTTCTTACTGCAGAGGGATGTCATTGTGCATTCATAGTGCATCTTGGGTTCTGCTAAATCTCTCCAGGAGGATATATATTGTTTATCATGAATGTGTGTATTTATGCTCAAACTATTTCTATAGTTtaacctttaatttttttaaggactgctcattgcagaaaataattatttgacaTTCAAGTTTGTACTtagatttttctcctgcttcaaataattttttctttttcttttttcccagcaaTCGGAAGACTCTGTGAAAAATGTAAGTATAGCATCCACATTTAGTTGCTTGAGAACGTGGTGTTGTGGTTAGAGCATGCAGTTTGGGTTTGAAGGTTGGAATCTATTTTTGCTTTAACCCCAAACTTAATGTCACCCTTTGAAAAGGGAACAATTACTGTAATGTTGCAAGTGTAGCTCAAGGAATACTTAAAAAGTTGCAAGCTCAAACAGACTTTCGCACAAACGCAGTTCTAGCGTACCTGCTGCCAGCATTTCTAGTGGCTGAGGCTACAGTGACTGCTTCATTGGATCCTTGTAATCTGTAATACCAAAATATCCTCCTAAACATTTTAAAGCAGGggggaaaatacatttttgggttttggctCCATCATACTGTGAGAAAGGTCTCCATTAGCATCtaggagaagaagaaatggaGGGCAAATGTCAGAAGTTAGAACAGGAAAAACACCCATGGAATCAAATGCTTAACtgtgaaagggaagaaagactATGATCTGTTGTTAGATCCTTGTGATCTGTCATTAGATCATGTAGGGGAACAGAACAAACGAGGTGAGTAGTTTGTGACTCAAAAATAGTGTGAGAATAAGTAAAGTGGGAGAAGGACAGTCTGAAGCAAGAAGATAATTTTCAAGAGCACCTGACAGTGAAACAGACTCCCATTGGTAGTAGCTGAGGGCTGTCACGCCAGAGATTTAAGAGCAGGTTAGGCAAGCTGTTTGTGGGGGTCAGGATTAGATACCTTGGGAACTGGTAATAGGATATGAAATCTTTCATCCATAGGTCAGTGTTTTGGTTAAGGTCCAGCTCAGCAGAAACTCTCACTGGCATCTGATGGCTCCTTGCCTGTATGATATCAGTACTTGAATTGCACTCAGTTCCTTGTGAGAGCATAAGAGCAGCTATTGTGAAATGGCTGCTTATGCCAGTTTGCCCTACCTTTGGCCTTGTCACAGATGAAGGATTAAAGGGACCATGAGTACAATCTCTTATCTCTTTGAGCATAGTAACTCCAGTCTTTTGTTGATGTGGCACTGTGGGAGAAGCTTacactgctgcttctgtgtAGGTAAGGACTCTAGTTCTGTCactctggctttttttcttttgcaaatgaATGTCAGGAAAAGTTCTAGAGTAAAAGTAGTGGTACAATCTAAGCAAGTCTTGACTAATCACAAAGTAGTTACCCAAGTAATTTGGGGTTTCTTCTCTGACTGTGAATGAatgactaaattaaaaaaaaacctcaaatattGCAGGCCACAATCCTTGTTCCTCTCAAGTCTGTGTGCAATAcagagctgtgccctgtgcctgcaaGGCACATTTCTGCAGTTCAGCTGTATTGTCTTTGAGTGTACAGGGAAGTTATTTGACCAGGAAGCTTTTCCTCTGACGTGGGGGTGGCAGAAAGGACGTTCTGTAAccaaaggctgtgctgtgctcgCAGGTGATGGCAAGTGTGTGATCTGTGACTCCTACGTGCGGCCCTGCACCCTGGTGCGCATCTGCGACGAGTGTAACTACGGCTCCTACCAGGGCCGATGTGTCATCTGCGGGGGGCCCGGAGTGTCTGATGCCTACTACTGCAAGGAGTGCACCATCCAGGAAAAAGATGTAAGTTGCCACCCCAGCTACACAGTAGTCATGCTTACCTTTAAGGGGCTTGGAGCTGCTGAAATTACTGCTGGGACAATTGGCACTCATTTGCAATATCTGAAACCTTTATTCCCCTGTTGATAGGTCTCTGTGTTTGCAAAGCATTTTGAGGTATTGCAACTCTCTTCATTCTAAGGATCTCCGACTGTTTTGCATACTCACAGTTCATTTCCTCTACACGCTGCTTGTTACCACTTCAGGCTGTTATCTTAGTACAGCTCCAGCCTAGGTTTCACCAGGGTCAGAAATGTTGCAGACACTGCAAGGCAGTGGTAGAAGCAGCTCCTCCCTAGAAGTCCATTATGAGCCACTGATTAAGAGCACATACGGTACTATAAAGCCTGTGGAaaacctttgttttcctttgaataACAAGGTAAAGTTGGTCCTTAGTGTCCGGTGGCTTCACTGGTAATTGTGTTTTGCAAGTTGGATGCTTCTTGTATAATTTCAATGGGAtacaatttatattttcttactCTTTTCTGGAATTGTCTGCATTGTAGATATTTCTCTTTTGGCTAATGCCTTTTGGTGTTATGGTCCCTTTTGTCTATAGCCAGAGCTATCATCTTTTTACCATATTGTGCTGAAAGCCATTGCACATGGGAAATGAGGCAGCTGTTCACTCCTTATAAGGCTTTTGTTAATAACCCAACACAATGAGTGCAGGACGTGAACTGCAGCAAAGCATTAGAAAGACCTTACAGGAGAACAAGAACATGATGCTTACAGTTCTGCTATCCCAGAATATAGGCTTGGTAGCTGTGAGAGTGTCTGTTAAAAGTTGTTTGGTGCTTTGCAAATGTAATTTCCTACACACCTTAATGACTGTGAAGGAAGCGCTGAGAGAGTGGTTCAGAGTGGTTTACAGGAGTGCCCTCAGCTGAGTGAGTTGCTGCTTTAATTCTCTCTAGTGCCTGATTTCTCTAGAGGCCTGCAGCCAAATCCAGAATAGGAGCAGGTCCTCCTTTGAGTTTAGTCATTAGATCTAACAGGACCATAATCTTTCTTTGTATCTAAATATGGATATAAGTGCTTTGATGGGGGTGCTGCCTCCTACTTtataaatgctgtgagaaacAGTAGTTTTGTTCACTTGCCTTTGGAATGAAGATGCCTGGCTTTACAAGTCATGAGTAAAATAGGCTTGGTTTTAGTTTTATCAATTCATAGGGATTTTCAACAAGTGTTTTTCATAACCTAAGATTACCTATATCTTATGTTTGGTTCAGGTGTGAAATAACCAGCTGCTCTGTCAGGAGGACTGTAAAAAACGTAGAGCTAGAGAAGAATAACAGGTCTGGGGTATTTTGACACCTGGGTGAATGCTGCTGTGAGTGAAAAAAGTTGCTCCATAGCAGAAAACTCAGGTGTTACATATTATTGCAGATGTGAAGTTGCAGATCTGAAACAGCAGATTTGACATGATTTGTTGCCCAATTGAAAAATGCTGGCACAAGTGTAGGGAGCCCAGAAGGAGCAAAACTAAGTGTGCTGCTGCCTATCACAATTATGGTATCTGGTGCTGATGTGAATAAGAAAACCAGATGGGCAGAACTCTGTACCTGAAGCTTTAACAGTCCAAGGCTTCAGCCACAGTACTTTGATCATCCTCAGAGAAAGACTGGAAAAGATAGTgaagcaagaaagcaaataaaatggaTGGCAGAGATGGAATGCAAATGAGCACAAAGCAAAGGACCTGGTTACTCTTGGTTCATTTATTCTGGTGGAGGAAGGAATGAAGTATTGTTTCAGCCCACTTTGATCTGTGGGTAAGGGCCTGAatcccaccttgtcacccaggACATCTGTGAGTTACAAATAGTAATCTTTTCTTGGAGAAAGGAGGGTGCTCATGAGCTATGTCCTTGGGAGGAGGTGGAAGAATGAACAGAGCCCTGCAATAAGGCTGTCAAGATTTGAACAGACTCCATGGATTGTGGGAGGCAAGTCTTGAAAGAGTCCTGCTACTGAGGTTCAAAATGAAATAAGGAGACAGTAGCTAGAAATGGGTCATGGCAGGTGTGTGAGGGAGGGATGATTTCTGTTCCCCACTTCTACTGTTATTCCTGTCATGCAGATCCTCCCCACCAGACTGCATCTCTCGCTTGGGAGCCAGGCAGCTTGGGTGCAGATTCTACAGCATCTGACATCTGCCCGGGGCTTTCTCAATCTAATACACTCAGGCTTGCACTTCAACCAAGGACACGTgttcctctgcctgctgggtCCCTCACAACTGCTGTGGCCAGCCATAATGCTTTGCCCTAAAGAATTATGCAGATGCTGGGCTCAGGTGACCCATGGGCAAATGTTCCCAGGTATACCAAGAGGGCGTTTCTGATTTGGTTTTGCAACCACACCTCTCAGAATGGTCTCCCCTACTCTCCTTGCtttttttgaggcttttttctCACCATCTACTGGAATTCAGGTGCAATAACTTAATCTATGTAGCTGCTGTGAGTATCTGACCCTACAGCCTCTGCAGTAATTGATCCAGGATTCAAGAAATCTGAGATTCAGTTATGCTGTCACTGCTGAGGGGTTCCTAAACACAAGAATGATTTGGTGACATCTAGGGCAGCAAGATTCTTCTTGGCTAAGCAGGGGAAGGGTTATTCCTCTGGACCCTAGAGGTCCTGCATATCCTGATTTAGAAAGAATTGAGTCTTGAGGCACAGCACATCCTTTTCATTAAATGGCTGATGTTGTATGAGCTGTTTTCCATTTTGGCCCTGAGGGAGACCATGTCCTACAGTAATGCTGAACTGACATCCATCCTCTTCTCTGTTCCACTGTCTTACTGATAACCAGCACTGGAGAGCAATTTGTCTGTACAGGTGTATGAAATGTGTTGAGGACAGGGCGAAGAGTGTGGGAACTGAGAACTTACTACAACTATGATGTTGTTCTGTGTTTGCCCATTTCCTaacctgcattttcttttcttacagaGAGATGGTTGCCCCAAGATTGTCAACCTGGGCAGTTCCAAGACAGATCTTTTctatgaaaggaaaaagtatGGCTTCAAGAAGAGGTGATCCTATTCATATGTAGCTACCTCCTGTTGGGTTGGCAAGAGGGTCTTGGAACATCTCTGGACTTTACTCTTACTGAAAACTggttgattatttttttctaaagcaataTAAATTCAGTAATATACTTAGGATTGGAGAAATAACAGACTGAGTGGGGACTGAAACCTGATGAGAACCAGTGATGAGGGAGGGCAAATGAAGATCACTGTCTCTTGCTTTTGCAGAAGCTCTGCTAGTAGTTGCCCCAGCTCTCTATACAAAGCAGAATGGGCAAGCACTTACACATAGAAGGAACCATGTAAAAATGGAAAGTGCTGTTTTTAGTGTGGAGAAACACCTTGAGGTTGTTCTTACTGGGCCTCCTCTCAATTGTTTGAAATTGCCCCATCCATCGGTGTTGAAGAACAAAACACCAAtctgctcccctcctcccttcctccagtATATTTCCATGCTGCCTTGTTTTGTAGGGAATCTGCTCATGGTTGGTACCTtcccagggagcacagctgtTCCATGTTTTCTTTGACAGATAAATCCAAGGCCATTTCTTGTAACCATTTCTGTAGGATGCATACCaataaagctttttcttttgggtttttatttttggtacAACAAGGATTTCTATTTGGTTCATTCTGTGCCTAGCCTCTCTGGAGCTTTCTGGGGACATGGAGGATTAGCCCAGCTAGCACTTCACAATGGGTTATCTGGTCTCTGACAGTGTCTGCTTATGGCCACGTGACCTTGCCGCAAGGAGCTTCAGGGATCGGCTGTTGCTTTTGTCTGCCTGTGATCCCAGCCACTGATCATTTTGTCCTGTAGCATGAGGATCGCTGAGCTTGTAACCCTTATCCTGGCTAATACGACTGTGGATGTTGTTTCACCATGCAAACATCCAATCCCTTTCTAAAACCTACTAAGCTATTTGACTCGCTATCCTGTTCTTGTGAATAAGTTAAAGCCTTCCCTGCTGTAACGGGAAACCAACTATTGTGTTCTGGGCTATTGGCCGTGTGCGTGCTGGAAACCAGAGGCTGCTTGTTTGTCAAATACCAGTAGAGGCTAAAAGCAGTCTGTTGGCTCAGCAAAGATCTGGGAACAGGCGCCTTTGTGCAGAGGCGGAACTGAGTTCCCCATGGGTGTGTACTCCTCAGATGGTTAGATCAGGGTCCTGGCTCAGTGTGCCCTGCAGTCCTTTAAGCACTTGTAGTCTGAGCAGAGCGTGTACTACACTAACACAGTTGTCTTTGTCcagttttggggtgcagagccccaaaaccttttttttttttggtgcccCTTCCAGGATTTCAGCTATTCGCTTGAGGCTAGTAATAATTCCTCTAACTACTCCTTGGCTTAAATACCTCTTGTACCTGCTCCAACCATTTGGATAAAAGCACACAAGTTGTGATTAACCTCCcctcaaaagtaattttttcctgctgcagctggctctAGCTGCCACTGGCCCTACAGCtatctcagctgctcctccctctcctgcccccAGCTATTAATTCTGTCAGGtttctcttcccattttttttcagttcagagTATCAGTATGTCTTTTTCCTTACACAGCTTCTGATGGATGCAATTTGCCAAGATGTTCAGAGCAATCTAGCTCATTGGTTACAGCAAATCTATTCCCCCAAAGTAGTTCTATAGGAATAGGCAACTGCCTCTGCAGACCAAAAAGTCCATGTCAGACCTGTTATTGGCCattttaaattctgtgtttctttaaaagcagGCCATGACATGCAGATTTGTTGTACCTGGAACTTTATCACTTCAACCAGAATTTATCACTTACCCTCAGTCAGGCCGCCCAGATTATCTCACTAGGAATGCAGAAGGTTTGTacgcattttttttttttctttcccagaaatCTGGAAAATGACAAAGTTTTTCAGTAAAGGTagagagaaatgaagaaaggaattattttttgtctCAGAACCATTACACCCTGGTGAGCTAATTTTAGAGCACCCCTTGTTCCTAATCATTTAGCGGGATCAGCCAGGCAGAGCTTGCTGTAGAGGTAGAcgtgtccccatcccttcccccaTCCCCAAAAACAGCTGAACATACTCACTTTCTTGGCACTCCTGATGCCCTCACGCTGACTGCTGGATATATTGGTCTGTATTCTGAGAGTTAAGCTGCCATTTCTAGTTGTTCTGAGTCACTGGGCAggtggagagagggagggacagGCTTTTTCCCCTTTGCCTTGTTTGCTCAGACAGCTCTGGGGAGCATGCCAAATGCTGCTGGTGTTCAGATCAGTTCAGTGCCACTGCCTTTCTGGTACTTTCAGAGCATAGATGGGACATTGCCCTGAAGCTGCTAATTCAGACAAGGGTAATGGACACATTTGTGTAGCCAGAAAAACATGACCTTGCTTGCTTGGTAATGATTTCTGTGCACCAGTAGATAATACCTAGGCAGGGCCTGTAGAAAAGTGCATTATTTTTCACCTAAATAGATCTTAAAGTACTTGTCCAGGAGAACGAGATTGCCTTGCAGTACTGGAGACCAGGGCACGTGCTAAAAGGACGAGCTTCCCCACAGGGAGAAAATGAGACAAGACACgtcctgctgctgtgtgcaggccAAGCTTTGGAAGGACTTCATCCATCCATGGAGTTTTATGCAGCCAGATTTGGGGtctccctggctgccagctgcaAAGTATTTGTGTGGCAACAGCAGGGAAGGGTGGGAGAGACGGGGACAGCTTTGTCAACGTGGCAGCTGAGCCCCGTGGTGCTGTCTTCAAATTCTAATGAGTGGAGCTAAATGTATCTTCCTGCCATTACTTTTCTAGgtagtgttatttttttcttgttttattaaaatgttgcataacaagaaaaaaaaactcctccttcaattttaaatatttacattgaaGGAGAGAATGTAGGACCTCTTGGCCTATTAAGAAATTGGCCTCTGTTGCCAGTACTAACAAGGCATTGCTGTGTTCTGAAATGTAGGTGTTCCCTGTTACACACCCCTTCCGACCAACTGCCAGCCACAACTACAGCTGAGCTCAGCAAATAGCTCTGTAACATATATCCACTTCCTTGAACCACCTAAACCTTGTCTTGACAAAGCCCCTGAGCCCCAAGCATTACTTCtccttctctttaaaaagagacaaaacaaaaaggtaGGTGGAGGTTTGGGAGCTGCATGGACAAAATCTCACTTCTGAAACCTTATCTGCACAGAAGCTGTTATTTTCTCATTACAGACATCAGCTGGAGATGTTTGCCTTATTCAATAGCAGGaaagaatttttcatttccttgggGTTGTCATGTGAATTGAATGTACAGAAGAATCAGGGTATGGCGATATTAATTATGTCCAATTATAACCTGACTCCCCTTCCATGGCATTAAATAACCCAACCAAACGAGCTCTGTCCCAGTGGCTTGGCAATTGTTCCCCTCCCCATGCACACGTGACACAGGAGCTTTGCTTTGACTTAATAGCCAAATGGTTGAGAATGCAGGAGCAGATACTGTGAAAGAATTCCTCTGCCTGCATGTGTACAAGGGCGACGCCATAATTAAAGGAGCACGGTCAAGGCACAGGTATTTTAAAGAGCCCTAATATGTGACACCCTCTTACTAACACCTTATTAAAACAATAATAGaattttagaaatgtaattgcctttttttgctTAATGATGCTAAAAATAGCTCAGTTGTTTTAATTTCCTGATCTCTGGCTGACAATATGATTTTTGCTTCCAGCCAAGCAAGGGAataattggggaaaaaaaaaaaaaaggtgttctTTTGTAActaaattccttttaaaataggAGTGACGAAAATAAGGCTGCTCATAATAGCTCTCATAAGtcttgctcttttctttcccctttccctgcagaaaaaaaaacaacttcaaaagttattggggtttttttctgtaatcagTGGGAAAATGAGTAAggctggctgctgtggctgggaagGAACATTAGTGGATTTCTTAACACACGGTGTTGGCTGGCCTCAAAAGAAATGCTCTTCTGTGGCAAAGGCAGTACCGAGGTAAAGTGTTCCTGAATGAGAGGAGGACAAACCAAACCCAGAAGAAGGCTGAGGGCTACTGTGGAAATGGGGCGAGAGATGAACTTTGTATTTTTGCACTTGGGAGATGGTTGCCAGGCCAGCTACCCCTGCTGCAACAGGGACTGTTGTAATGCTTGTGTCAGCACTGAGGAAAATGCAGGACACGTGGCTGGGAGAGCCTGAAAACACTGTTCTTGCTGTCCCTTCTACTAGTTTGGAGCATTACTTGGGTCAAAAGTTACTTTAAGTGCGGACAGCAAGCAGCCTTTGCAAGTGTTGTGTGTGAAAGGTGGTGTGACTTTGGACTGTAACATACACGGCCTGGGGATGCCGGTaggtattttcttcattttcctggaaCTAGTTATGGGTCTGCTTTGAAATAAAGGGTGCGGATCCGTTTGTGTGCTGGCCGAGAGTGCCTTCAGCTTGCCAGTGGGTGGTGCAGCTCAGCGTTTGGCGGTGGAGGTGCCGCCATCGGCCCATAGCCCCAGGGATGGCCGTCACCGTGGTTGTCcttccccagggcagcctgtgACCCCGAGCCCTGCCCGAACCCGCGAACACCCCGCGGTGCGGGGGAAGCACCCGGGACGGGGGCAGGCCCCGGCCGCCCCGGTGACTACATCTCCCGGCAGCGCCCACCGCGCACACCCCCTTCGGCTCACTGGCTGAGGCAGCGCTCCAATCCGAAGGCGCCGCCGGGCCTGGCCAGCCAATGGGAAGGCTGTTGCTAACACGCCGCAGTTATTTTTAGCACGGCCGGCGCTCGCGCACCTTGCGGGGCTCTCGTCTccgccgcggcggggccggccctGCTCTGTTGGAGGCGGAGGGACACAGGCGTGCGGAGACAAAATAGTCCGGGAGGCGGGAGCGCGTGCAGGGGGCGGGGTCTCTGTCTCCGTCTCGGGGCCGCGGAGGTGGCCGTGCCGCTCCTGTCCTCCCCGCGGTGATACAAGCACTCTCGGTTTGGCCTTGCCCCGTTGTTCCCCAGGGAGATGCGCTTGCAGCCCCCGGGCTCCCCGGCCGCATCGAGGACCGGGAATCCCGAGGGTTTTGCAACGATGGAGGGAGCCAGGATTGCCCGTGGGCACGTCTCCCCGAGCTCCTCCACTGTAGCGGAGCGGGGAGGCTCCACGACGGGGATATTCGCAGACGTGCTTGGGGTGTGCAGAGAATTGTCCCTTCGGGAGTCCCGGGGCTGGCCTTGCTACTGAGCTGCAGCTTGACCGTACCCATGGTGCGCGGGGGCGGGGACCACACCGGCCGGTCCCGTCTCTCCCCCCTCCGTTCGATTCCACCCTCATCCTCCCCGTCGCCTCAGGCTAAGCCGCTTGGGAAAATCCTCAGGTCAATCCCCGCTAGTGCCGCgaccccttccctccttcccttcttcccttgaGCTCTGATCCGGGATACTCCCGGTGCCCAGGGGGGAGCAGATGTGGCTCCGCCggaccgccccccccccccccccccgccccggtcCATTCCGCGGCGTTGCGGACGGCAACGGGAGGGGGAAGTAGTTCCGGCCCGCCCCCCGCGGCCGCATCACGCGGGGCGGGAACGGATCCGTGCGCAGAGAGGTTGCTAAGGGTGAAAGTTTGCCGTGAGTTGGCTCACTCGGGGCCAGGGCGCGGGCGGCTCTGGGGGCACAGCAGCGGCATCCTCACCACAGCAccgggcccgccccgcgccgTCGGGTACAAGGGAGGGAGGGGACGGACGAGACGGGGCAGAGCAGAGACCAGACCCGCCAGCAGCGCCTTCGGCCCCCGCGACAGCCGCCAACAGCCGCCGGCCCTGGATCCGAGAACGAAGTAAGTGGGGCCGGGGCTGCTTTCCTCCCCCACACCCCTTCTTGGGCTGGGACCCCTCCAGCGCGCGTCCTCTTTGTGAGCTCGGTCTGAGGGGGCTCATCGTCCCCCTCCCCACCAGGGACAGCGATCTGCCCGTCCGCGGAGTCACTGTGCGGCTATGGTCCCCAGGGGATTAATGGGGCTTCAAGGGAGAAGAATGGAAGTGAAAGTCACGGGGTTGGGGACGCTTTGCAGTGCCCCAGTTCACCATTTTGTTCTCCACAGCCTaggttggggggggggagggggtggggggggggaggggggtggggggggcggGAGCGGGATgcggctcagccccagccctaGCAGCCCCAAAAAAGGCAGGCTGGGCCCGAGGGCGGTGGTGGGCGCCCTGGGCTCCCGGGAAAGGGGGATGTCGCCGGGGTGTTCCCTTTCGTGCACGACGAGCTCCGAGGGGGAGAAGCCCCGCGACAACAAAGGCGCTgtcggggctgggctgggctgcccccccctcttcccccccccccccccccaatttctCCCGGACACCCCGATCTGAGATACCCTGCTGGGTGTGCGGGGCCAGGAGCTCGCCCTTGTTGACGTATCCCCATGCATCCGAGTCGCTCTGTTGGGAACCTTGTTTGCGACCTCGCCTGCCCCACTGGGGCGAAGGGGACAAGCAGGGGGGGCGGGGGAGAGGGACAGAAGGTTACTGGGCTTCTGGCCTCCCGGACTCCGTCCCGCAGCCGTGGGGGGGGAAACAGCTGCGGGGTGGGGACGCACCCGCCCATCCCTGccgggagggaggggaagggaaggggagaagggggCGGCTGCCCGGCGGTCCTGGGCCGCGGGGCGTGTTCCCGGCCGTGGGCAGCGCCGGGAAGGGCGGGCGGGCCGTAGCGCGCATGTGCTCTGGAAAATTTTGTGCCCTGCCCCGCCGGGGGACGCaccgggccgggcgcggggcgcgCCGGGAGTCGCAGTCCGGGAAGAAGTAGGTcgcggggcggggagcgggggcgAGGACTACAGCTCCCGGCGTGCCGGGGCCGCCCGGGCACCGGGGATGGCCGCGCTACCGGGGATGGAGGGGCGGGGGGCTTGCCCCCGCGGGGCCGTTCGGCTGGCGGGGAGGAGTCTCTCCGCCGCCCTTGGCGGGGTGCTGGGAAGGGGGCTCTCGTTCCAGACGGGTGTGTCCGGCTGTGGGACCGCAGGCCGCCGTGATAGCCGTCTGTTTAAGTCCCGAGGCGGCGGCTAGCCTGTTCGTAGGGCCGGGCCTCCTTCGGGAGGTCGAAGGGGGGATGCCCGCAAGGTCAGCCACCGTGTTGGTGtagcctggaggagagggaatCGTTCCCGTGTTCGCTCTTCTCTGTTGTAAGTGGTGGTCTGGCCTCTCCCCTTCAGGATACCGACAAACAGGGAGTCTGAGGGGGCTCTTGCCTTCCCTCCgcagagcagagaaacagcTCTTTGTTCCCTACCAGCACCTCGCTTTACAGTAGGCCTTTAGTTTGAAAATGCTGGCCTTTATGGAAGATTGCTCAGAATATCTCTTACAATTGATATTCAGTAGTTTCTTCTCTCAGAGCCATACTGCTTCAGCTGgattttggtgggtttgggtgttcttaaattttttttaaattattttatcacaTTTCAGTGCAGTAGAAAGAGATTGAGGGGATCCTACTGGAGCTCATCCTGCCATGTCAACAACCTGAGAAGCCAGTGACTTTTTTCAGCAGGTATCAGTTGTATGCCTCTACCTTGGCAGCTGTTGGTGTTATTAGGCTAATTAACTCACCTTTTTCATAACCAAGTTAAAGAGTATTCTTTTTTTAGGAAAActggataaaagaaaaaaggaga of Vidua macroura isolate BioBank_ID:100142 chromosome 5, ASM2450914v1, whole genome shotgun sequence contains these proteins:
- the PHF5A gene encoding PHD finger-like domain-containing protein 5A isoform X2; protein product: MAKHHPDLIFCRKQAGVAIGRLCEKCDGKCVICDSYVRPCTLVRICDECNYGSYQGRCVICGGPGVSDAYYCKECTIQEKDRDGCPKIVNLGSSKTDLFYERKKYGFKKR
- the PHF5A gene encoding PHD finger-like domain-containing protein 5A isoform X1, with translation MRMGGVPSPLFWPRGEREARARYRPSGPRAAVRPGGGGGGGGGGAARATRSSLPLLCSFYFPLFSVPRRALWIQQHLGASFWLRDKSYLPGYASIGRLCEKCDGKCVICDSYVRPCTLVRICDECNYGSYQGRCVICGGPGVSDAYYCKECTIQEKDRDGCPKIVNLGSSKTDLFYERKKYGFKKR